One Littorina saxatilis isolate snail1 linkage group LG14, US_GU_Lsax_2.0, whole genome shotgun sequence genomic region harbors:
- the LOC138946902 gene encoding zinc finger protein 70-like, whose translation MGRQHVCDVCNKAFTQAGDLKRHKRIHTGEKPFVCDVCRKAFNQAGHLETHKVIHTGEKPFVCDVCRKAFHQAGDLKKHKRIHTGEKPYKCPHCDAAFDQSSNLQSHIRRVHARDKPHVCDVCGAAFSVTCNLQSHIRSVHVRDKPHVCDVCGAAFSVTGNLQRHKRIHTGEKPYVCSDCGKSFADSGDLIKHRRTHTGEKPYKCPHCPSAFTGSGSLKKHVQRLHQ comes from the coding sequence ATGGGCAGGCAGCATGTGTGTGACGTGTGCAATAAGGCTTTTACTCAGGCTGGTGACTTGAAGAGACACAAGAGGATCCACACCGGTGAGAAACCttttgtgtgtgacgtgtgcaGGAAGGCTTTCAATCAGGCTGGTCACTTGGAGACACACAAGGTGATCCACACCGGTGAGAAACCttttgtgtgtgacgtgtgcaGGAAGGCTTTCCATCAGGCTGGTGACTTGAAGAAACACAAGAGGATCCACACCGGTGAGAAACCTTACAAGTGTCCACACTGTGACGCTGCGTTTGATCAGTCAAGTAACTTACAGTCACACATCAGGAGGGTCCATGCACGTGACAAGCCCCACGTCTGTGATGTCTGTGGCGCTGCTTTCTCTGTGACTTGTAACTTACAGTCACACATCAGGTCAGTCCATGTACGTGACAAGCCCCACGTCTGTGATGTCTGTGGCGCTGCTTTCTCTGTGACTGGTAACTTACAAAGACACAAGAGGATCCACACCGGTGAGAAACCCTACGTGTGTAGCGACTGTGGAAAATCGTTTGCCGACTCCGGCGACTTGATAAAGCATCGTCGGACCCACACAGGAGAGAAACCGTACAAGTGTCCGCACTGTCCCTCTGCTTTCACAGGGTCAGGCAGTTTGAAGAAACACGTACAGAGACTCCACCAGTAA